In one Nocardia tengchongensis genomic region, the following are encoded:
- a CDS encoding NAD(P)/FAD-dependent oxidoreductase produces the protein MTEQHRIVVLGAGYAGLAAAQQANKAKGARVTVIDLHTEFVDRVRLHQVVAGQDVQRWELRKALQDKGIEFVNGRAERIDTAARRVELATGDAVEYDSLIYALGSRADLSMVPGAADYAYTVATSEDVQRIPELTGRVAVVGAGATGLETATELAESRPDLQVALVSSDEPGGWLIPKAVEHIRTVLDRLGVEVQVAKVAAVTATGLELVDGGRIDADIVLWTTGFMVPEVAARSGLPVDARNRVLVDEHLRVPGAEGVYAVGDAAVMMGHNGRVARMSCQAAQPAGKYLGAAVAARLRGKQPAPFQARFVLTCISLGRRDAVVQFMKADDSNGNTVLTGRTGVWIKEQIVTMVGRAAKP, from the coding sequence ATGACCGAGCAGCATCGAATCGTGGTTCTGGGCGCGGGCTACGCGGGTCTGGCCGCGGCGCAGCAGGCGAACAAGGCCAAGGGTGCGCGTGTCACCGTCATCGACCTGCACACCGAATTCGTGGACCGGGTGCGCCTGCACCAGGTCGTGGCCGGGCAGGACGTGCAGCGCTGGGAACTACGGAAGGCCCTGCAGGACAAGGGCATCGAGTTCGTCAACGGCCGCGCCGAGCGCATCGACACCGCCGCCCGCCGGGTCGAGCTGGCCACCGGCGACGCCGTCGAATACGACTCGCTGATCTACGCCCTGGGCAGCCGCGCCGACCTGTCGATGGTGCCCGGCGCCGCCGACTACGCCTACACCGTGGCGACTTCCGAAGACGTGCAGCGGATTCCGGAGCTCACCGGCCGGGTGGCCGTGGTGGGCGCCGGCGCGACCGGTTTGGAGACCGCGACGGAACTGGCCGAATCGCGCCCCGATCTGCAGGTCGCGCTGGTGAGCTCGGACGAGCCGGGCGGCTGGCTGATCCCCAAGGCGGTCGAACACATTCGGACCGTGCTGGACCGTCTGGGCGTCGAGGTGCAGGTGGCCAAGGTCGCCGCCGTCACCGCGACCGGACTCGAACTGGTCGACGGCGGTCGCATCGACGCCGACATCGTGCTCTGGACAACGGGTTTCATGGTGCCCGAGGTGGCGGCCCGCTCGGGCCTGCCGGTGGACGCGCGCAACCGCGTCCTGGTCGACGAGCACTTGCGGGTGCCCGGGGCCGAGGGTGTGTACGCGGTCGGCGACGCGGCGGTGATGATGGGGCACAACGGCCGTGTGGCGCGGATGTCGTGCCAGGCGGCGCAGCCCGCGGGCAAGTACCTGGGTGCGGCCGTCGCCGCCCGGCTGCGCGGCAAGCAGCCGGCGCCGTTCCAGGCTCGTTTCGTGCTGACCTGCATCAGTCTGGGTCGTCGTGACGCCGTCGTCCAGTTCATGAAGGCCGACGATTCGAACGGCAACACGGTGTTGACCGGTCGCACGGGGGTCTGGATCAAGGAGCAGATCGTGACCATGGTGGGCCGGGCGGCCAAGCCTTGA
- a CDS encoding ATP-binding protein — MGNTRLICDPNELRHLFLFEKLDDTQLAWLCRDGRVEMFEPGMVFREGDPATCFYVLMDGEVRLTKMSGGEEIELVRTEHVGSYSGAWTAYMGDKVEQTYTASFYVTRPSKFFVLDAGTFAKMMQEWFPMALHLLEGVFFGNRNANERIGQRERLLALGSLSAGLTHELNNPAAAAVRATSSLRDRVAGMRHKLRMMAHGKFNSETLEALAQLQEEAAAQVAKAPVLTPLEAADREDELGDWLEEHGVANSWDVAPNFVQAGFDIDWMEKVHGTLSGCGADVFEAAMKWLNYTVETELLMNEITDSTNRISSLVHAAKQYSQMDRAPFQVVDIRELLDSTLVMLARKIGDDITVVKEYDPALPPVPCYAAELNQVWTNLIDNAVAAMNSRGTLTVRTYQENDCAAVEIGDTGPGIPDEIRTRIFEPFFTTKPVGEGTGLGLDISFRIVVNKHHGDIRVESEPGNTRFIVRLPLEAAASSETGTAQATTEGN, encoded by the coding sequence ATGGGCAACACCCGATTGATCTGCGACCCGAACGAACTGCGGCACCTGTTCCTGTTCGAGAAGCTCGACGACACCCAGCTGGCCTGGCTGTGCCGCGACGGTCGCGTCGAAATGTTCGAGCCCGGAATGGTTTTCCGCGAGGGTGACCCCGCCACCTGCTTCTACGTCCTGATGGACGGCGAGGTGCGGCTGACCAAGATGTCGGGCGGCGAGGAGATCGAACTCGTCCGCACCGAACACGTCGGCTCGTACTCGGGCGCGTGGACCGCCTACATGGGCGACAAGGTCGAACAGACCTACACCGCGTCCTTCTATGTGACCCGGCCGTCGAAATTCTTCGTCCTCGACGCCGGCACCTTCGCGAAGATGATGCAGGAATGGTTCCCGATGGCGCTGCACCTGCTGGAGGGCGTCTTCTTCGGCAACCGCAATGCCAACGAGCGCATCGGCCAGCGGGAACGGCTGCTGGCGCTGGGCTCGCTCTCGGCGGGCCTGACCCACGAGCTGAACAATCCGGCCGCCGCCGCGGTGCGCGCCACCTCCTCGCTGCGCGATCGGGTGGCCGGGATGCGGCACAAGCTGCGGATGATGGCGCACGGCAAGTTCAACTCCGAGACCCTCGAGGCGCTGGCGCAACTGCAGGAGGAGGCGGCCGCGCAGGTAGCCAAGGCCCCGGTGCTGACGCCGCTGGAGGCCGCCGACCGCGAGGACGAGCTGGGCGACTGGCTCGAGGAGCACGGTGTCGCCAACAGCTGGGATGTGGCGCCGAATTTCGTGCAGGCCGGGTTCGACATCGACTGGATGGAGAAGGTGCACGGCACGCTCTCCGGTTGCGGCGCAGACGTTTTCGAGGCGGCCATGAAATGGCTCAACTACACCGTCGAGACCGAGCTGCTGATGAACGAGATCACCGACTCGACCAACCGCATCTCCTCGCTGGTGCACGCGGCCAAGCAGTACTCGCAGATGGATCGCGCCCCGTTCCAGGTGGTGGACATCCGGGAACTGCTCGACAGCACACTGGTCATGCTGGCCCGCAAGATCGGTGACGACATCACGGTGGTCAAGGAGTACGACCCGGCGTTGCCGCCGGTGCCCTGCTACGCCGCCGAACTCAACCAGGTGTGGACCAATCTGATCGACAACGCGGTGGCCGCCATGAACAGCCGCGGCACGCTCACGGTGCGCACGTATCAGGAGAACGACTGCGCCGCAGTGGAAATCGGCGACACCGGGCCCGGCATCCCCGACGAGATCCGGACCCGCATCTTCGAACCGTTCTTCACCACCAAGCCGGTCGGTGAGGGCACCGGTCTGGGGCTCGACATCTCCTTCCGGATCGTGGTGAACAAGCACCACGGCGACATCCGCGTCGAATCCGAGCCGGGAAACACGCGATTCATCGTCCGGCTGCCGCTCGAGGCGGCAGCATCGTCGGAAACCGGGACAGCGCAAGCGACTACGGAAGGCAACTGA
- a CDS encoding Clp protease N-terminal domain-containing protein, with protein MTNSIRLDDLIDGIKKARPDDVLEQLSDAVVLGNHIGDVADHLIGHFVDQARRSGASWTDIGQSMGVTKQAAQKRFVPKTPADAGQAGALDPSAGFARFTQRARQVVMAAQEEARAVGNLETRPEHLILGLLSEPESLAVKVIEAKGISADAVRRVATAALPAATGDPVPPLIPFDAQARKALELTFREALRLGHNYVGTEHLLLALLDLEHGAGVLSGLGLDKDAVQADVAGLLASLQLPGSAATEPDTQ; from the coding sequence ATGACGAACTCCATTCGCCTCGACGATCTGATCGACGGCATCAAGAAGGCTCGCCCCGACGACGTCCTCGAGCAGCTCTCCGACGCCGTCGTCCTCGGCAACCACATCGGTGACGTGGCCGACCATCTGATCGGCCACTTCGTCGACCAGGCCCGCCGCTCCGGCGCCTCCTGGACCGATATCGGCCAGAGCATGGGCGTCACCAAGCAGGCCGCCCAGAAACGATTCGTCCCCAAGACCCCCGCCGACGCCGGCCAGGCGGGCGCCCTCGACCCCAGCGCCGGATTCGCCCGCTTCACCCAGCGCGCCCGCCAAGTGGTGATGGCCGCACAGGAAGAAGCCCGGGCCGTCGGCAACCTCGAGACCCGCCCCGAACACCTGATCCTGGGCCTGCTCTCGGAACCGGAGTCGCTGGCCGTCAAGGTCATCGAGGCCAAGGGCATCTCCGCCGACGCCGTCCGCCGGGTGGCCACCGCCGCCCTGCCCGCCGCCACCGGCGACCCCGTCCCGCCCCTCATCCCCTTCGACGCGCAGGCCCGCAAGGCCCTCGAACTCACCTTCCGCGAGGCGCTGCGACTCGGCCACAACTACGTCGGCACCGAACACCTGCTGCTCGCTCTCCTCGATCTGGAGCACGGCGCGGGAGTCCTGTCCGGCCTGGGCCTGGACAAGGACGCGGTACAGGCCGACGTCGCGGGCCTGCTGGCGTCGCTGCAATTGCCCGGTTCCGCGGCGACCGAACCGGACACGCAGTAG
- a CDS encoding UBP-type zinc finger domain-containing protein — translation MTGQIEGIDITVPPSGSGCVECDAAGGWWVHLRRCAQCGHVGCCDMSPNQHGTKHFQSTGHPFIQSFEPGEDWFYNFTSEEMYEGGPELAPPHAHPLDQPVPGPSGRVPADWQQHLH, via the coding sequence ATGACCGGACAGATCGAGGGCATCGACATCACCGTTCCGCCCAGCGGATCGGGCTGCGTCGAGTGCGATGCGGCGGGCGGCTGGTGGGTGCACCTGCGCCGCTGCGCGCAGTGCGGGCACGTCGGCTGTTGCGACATGTCGCCGAACCAGCACGGCACCAAGCATTTCCAGAGCACCGGGCACCCGTTCATCCAGAGCTTCGAGCCCGGTGAGGACTGGTTCTACAACTTCACCTCGGAGGAGATGTACGAGGGCGGCCCGGAGCTGGCGCCGCCGCACGCGCATCCGCTGGATCAGCCGGTGCCGGGGCCGAGCGGGCGGGTTCCGGCGGATTGGCAGCAGCACCTGCACTGA
- a CDS encoding RNA polymerase sigma-70 factor: MLEFERHRPRLFALAYRMLGSAAEAEDAVQETYLRWHGTDQTEIRNIEAWLTTVLVNQCRTWLDSARARRETYVGPWLPEPVPTGHGELGPLESAEQRDLVSMAFLALAERLSPTERAVFVLREAFGYAHREIADMLGITESNAQQVYRRAAHRVQEEKPRFDTAPAHARELVEKFLGAAQSGDIAALESMFSADIVAVADGGSKVNAAKRPIVGVSQVARYLLGLFGRIPSFGADVSIVVEEVNAAPAFVVRSGETVLGTVSVGFTGESIASLHLVVNPDKLAYFQRDDQKFADETAG; the protein is encoded by the coding sequence ATGCTCGAATTCGAACGGCACCGGCCGAGACTGTTCGCGCTCGCCTACCGCATGCTCGGATCCGCCGCCGAAGCCGAGGACGCCGTCCAGGAGACCTACCTGCGCTGGCACGGCACCGACCAGACCGAGATCCGCAATATCGAAGCCTGGCTGACCACCGTCCTGGTCAATCAATGCCGCACCTGGCTGGACTCGGCCAGGGCCCGCCGCGAAACCTACGTCGGACCCTGGCTCCCCGAACCCGTCCCCACCGGCCACGGCGAACTCGGCCCGCTCGAATCGGCCGAACAGCGCGACCTGGTGTCCATGGCCTTCCTGGCGCTGGCCGAACGGCTCAGCCCGACCGAACGCGCCGTCTTCGTGCTGCGCGAAGCCTTCGGCTACGCGCACCGCGAGATCGCCGACATGCTCGGCATCACCGAATCCAACGCGCAACAGGTGTACCGCCGCGCCGCGCACCGCGTGCAGGAGGAGAAGCCGCGCTTCGACACCGCCCCGGCGCACGCCCGCGAGCTGGTCGAAAAGTTCCTCGGCGCAGCGCAATCCGGTGACATCGCGGCGCTCGAATCCATGTTCAGCGCCGACATCGTCGCCGTCGCCGACGGCGGCTCCAAGGTCAACGCGGCCAAGCGGCCCATCGTCGGTGTGTCCCAGGTGGCCCGCTACCTGCTGGGCCTGTTCGGCAGGATTCCGAGCTTCGGCGCCGACGTCAGCATCGTGGTCGAAGAGGTCAATGCCGCGCCGGCCTTCGTGGTGCGGTCGGGGGAGACCGTGCTGGGCACCGTCTCGGTCGGCTTCACGGGGGAGTCGATCGCCTCGCTGCATCTCGTGGTGAACCCGGACAAGCTCGCCTACTTCCAGCGTGACGACCAGAAGTTCGCGGACGAAACCGCTGGTTAG